From the Candidatus Nanopelagicales bacterium genome, one window contains:
- the murJ gene encoding murein biosynthesis integral membrane protein MurJ — translation MSETTKTMMRASALMATGTVVSRVTGIGRDIAAAAALGFYLVSDAYSLGNSLPNIVYILIIGGALNAVFIPQLVRHMKDDADGGHAYSDRLLTLVGITLLLFSVIAVLCAPLLVDLYTPADYPQQEFDLAVAFARLCLPQIFFYGIYTMLSQILNSRGHFGLPMFAPIANNIIAIATFVLFIVVAGTSAASDGMLTNNQILILGIGTTLGVIAQAIILIPVLFKHGYRFKPRFDWRGNGLGKAGSLALWTIALVVVNQVTNIIVTRLAAQANVNAMNAGETAAGLTTYQKAHLVFMLPHSVITISIITAMLPALSRLAHSGRLHDVGREVSSTMRIIVAVIAPITAILFVLGANIAVLLFGYGAATPEQASIMGRIVSVFMIGLVPFTLFYVILRGFFALEDTKTPFFVTVGFSIAWMVMAIPLFNLVEGGGQQVASLALTYGLSYWIGMAIAWWFLARKLGGMRSGATSWALARIFFAALIALFAMYLTRWLLGSQGYNPGLESRGSVVVDVMVMAPIGLMAYLLAAYVLRVHELRAATALVKKKVLRRS, via the coding sequence ATGAGTGAGACCACAAAAACCATGATGCGTGCCAGTGCCCTCATGGCCACTGGCACTGTGGTTTCCCGAGTCACTGGCATCGGCCGCGATATCGCTGCCGCGGCTGCCCTGGGCTTTTATCTCGTTTCGGATGCATACTCACTCGGTAATTCATTACCGAACATCGTGTACATCTTGATTATCGGTGGCGCACTTAATGCGGTCTTTATTCCGCAACTTGTGCGCCATATGAAAGACGATGCCGACGGCGGACATGCTTACTCAGACCGACTTCTCACCCTCGTAGGCATCACGCTGCTCCTGTTCTCGGTGATCGCGGTGTTGTGTGCTCCTCTCCTGGTTGATCTCTATACGCCAGCCGACTACCCGCAACAGGAATTTGATTTGGCAGTCGCATTTGCTCGACTGTGTTTACCTCAGATTTTCTTTTATGGCATCTACACGATGCTCAGTCAGATCCTTAATTCACGTGGCCATTTCGGTTTACCGATGTTTGCACCAATTGCTAACAACATCATCGCCATTGCAACCTTTGTTCTTTTCATCGTGGTTGCAGGAACCTCAGCTGCCTCAGATGGAATGTTGACGAATAATCAAATTCTGATTCTCGGCATCGGCACCACCTTGGGTGTTATCGCGCAAGCAATCATTTTGATCCCCGTGCTGTTTAAGCACGGATACAGATTCAAGCCGCGGTTCGACTGGCGTGGAAATGGACTCGGTAAGGCCGGTTCCTTAGCCCTGTGGACCATCGCACTCGTGGTGGTCAATCAGGTCACGAACATCATCGTGACGAGATTGGCAGCGCAAGCAAACGTCAATGCCATGAACGCGGGTGAAACGGCAGCGGGCTTAACTACATATCAAAAAGCGCACCTCGTGTTCATGTTGCCGCACAGCGTCATCACAATTTCCATCATCACTGCAATGTTGCCGGCGTTGAGTCGATTGGCACATTCAGGGCGTTTGCACGACGTTGGCCGAGAAGTCAGTTCAACGATGCGCATCATCGTCGCGGTGATCGCTCCAATTACTGCGATTTTGTTCGTGCTCGGTGCCAATATTGCGGTGTTGTTGTTCGGTTATGGAGCAGCCACACCAGAACAAGCGTCAATCATGGGTCGCATTGTTTCTGTGTTCATGATTGGTCTGGTGCCATTTACGCTCTTCTACGTCATCCTTCGCGGGTTCTTTGCACTTGAAGACACCAAAACACCATTCTTTGTCACCGTAGGTTTCTCTATCGCCTGGATGGTGATGGCTATTCCATTGTTCAATCTGGTTGAAGGCGGCGGGCAACAAGTAGCTTCCTTAGCGTTGACCTATGGTCTTTCGTACTGGATTGGCATGGCGATTGCATGGTGGTTCCTCGCACGCAAACTGGGAGGTATGCGCTCAGGGGCAACCTCATGGGCGCTCGCTCGCATATTTTTTGCAGCTCTTATTGCGTTGTTCGCGATGTATCTCACGCGGTGGCTGCTTGGTTCGCAGGGATATAACCCAGGACTTGAAAGTCGCGGAAGCGTCGTCGTTGATGTCATGGTGATGGCACCCATTGGTCTTATGGCGTATTTACTCGCCGCATACGTGTTACGCGTGCATGAACTTCGTGCTGCGACTGCATTAGTCAAGAAGAAAGTGCTGCGCCGTTCATGA
- a CDS encoding NUDIX hydrolase, producing the protein MSPRPPRSPRVEETSAGGLVLDRSGEPMKAALIARHDRRGRLIWSLPKGHVEPGESAEDAAIREVREETGIESTVLAPLGTIDFWFMADEKRIHKTVHHFILNAHGGELSDEDREVIEVAWVPLEEVAAKLAYGDERKLMVKVADVLARLSDH; encoded by the coding sequence ATGTCCCCTCGCCCGCCTCGCTCCCCTCGTGTGGAGGAGACCAGTGCCGGCGGCTTGGTTTTGGATCGCTCAGGGGAACCCATGAAGGCGGCTCTTATCGCCCGCCACGATCGCCGAGGTCGATTAATCTGGTCACTGCCGAAGGGGCATGTCGAACCAGGGGAAAGTGCCGAGGACGCCGCAATTCGCGAGGTTCGCGAAGAAACGGGAATTGAAAGTACCGTGCTTGCCCCTCTCGGGACTATTGATTTTTGGTTCATGGCTGATGAGAAACGCATTCATAAAACCGTGCACCATTTCATTTTGAATGCTCATGGTGGCGAGCTCAGTGATGAGGACCGGGAAGTGATTGAAGTTGCTTGGGTACCACTAGAAGAAGTTGCAGCAAAGCTTGCCTACGGAGATGAACGCAAACTTATGGTCAAAGTGGCCGATGTATTGGCTCGATTGTCGGATCACTAG
- a CDS encoding DUF6049 family protein, whose protein sequence is MRATLIMRALLGFVITCAAIAFALPARATDANVQVVLDSFLPIIPTATENLRITGRVVNSSTSTVSSPIVYLKLSPTPIAGRQGIDAESNAPTAATRTVASLKLPNTVLPNAQMSFAFSLPFQQLSFNRQGVYALAIDVVDSGNTVGSLRTFLPWYPTEEKSPHAIGVVWLWPLADYPARTASNVLLNNQTPTALSPGGRLTNLVDVGREFSSTLSWMIDPSLLQTADAVSRGYQVIQDGETVVGNKGTDATLWLNELRSSISSSNAHALAYADIDAVADRKNALSSDVVRAMTVAQPITSALMKSTIPGGMYWAPNGRLDQKTANLLASAGTTAAVLSTSAMAGERNVPRQGVADYETTFGNVTAVLIDERISAAIALPQRTASEIIVARQRFLAESAAIADSPAALSTKPLTIVAAPADLRWAPSPSFLRSVLRGTQSAPWMIPTTLESLLNSPRGSSNRLPYVAGSSELTSAYLAHLKTVQNKVGQLTAVQQTPGPVNQSYAEALLRAQSAAWRAEPGTGSALLNAISAELNTQIDQVRPISSGTITFSGDAGKVPVTLANDSDSVVNVGLSLIGVPSSRLESMPKTGIVIEPGQKISVEIPVRIVGGDPLPTKVQMLTPKGQAYGTPANIVLGSTAYARAAGWVVVAAFGAIAIFVVVGITRRILQARKSDE, encoded by the coding sequence GTGCGCGCAACACTCATCATGCGAGCACTGCTCGGTTTCGTTATTACTTGCGCAGCAATCGCATTCGCATTGCCCGCACGTGCGACCGATGCGAATGTCCAAGTGGTCTTAGATTCCTTCCTTCCCATAATTCCAACTGCAACCGAAAATTTACGCATCACTGGTCGCGTGGTGAACAGTTCCACCAGCACCGTGAGTAGTCCCATTGTGTATCTCAAGTTGTCGCCAACACCTATTGCTGGTCGCCAAGGTATTGACGCTGAGAGCAATGCCCCAACTGCTGCCACACGCACGGTTGCTTCCCTTAAATTACCTAACACTGTTTTGCCAAATGCTCAAATGAGTTTCGCTTTTTCATTGCCATTCCAACAACTTTCATTCAATCGACAAGGCGTGTACGCACTTGCGATCGATGTTGTTGATTCTGGCAATACCGTCGGTAGCCTCCGTACGTTTTTACCTTGGTACCCCACAGAAGAAAAATCTCCACACGCTATTGGAGTGGTGTGGTTGTGGCCCCTTGCTGATTACCCAGCGCGAACAGCGTCCAATGTGTTGCTCAACAATCAGACCCCCACGGCTCTTTCACCCGGCGGTAGGTTGACCAATCTCGTCGACGTCGGACGGGAATTTAGTTCGACGTTGAGTTGGATGATTGATCCATCGCTTTTACAAACAGCTGATGCAGTGAGCCGCGGTTATCAAGTTATTCAAGATGGCGAAACCGTTGTCGGGAATAAGGGCACTGACGCAACATTGTGGCTCAATGAATTGCGCAGTTCTATCAGCTCATCGAATGCGCATGCACTTGCTTACGCAGATATTGATGCAGTCGCTGATCGTAAGAATGCACTGAGCTCAGATGTGGTGCGAGCAATGACCGTTGCACAACCAATCACCAGTGCACTCATGAAATCAACAATTCCTGGTGGCATGTACTGGGCACCCAACGGACGCCTCGACCAAAAAACCGCAAACCTGCTCGCCAGCGCAGGCACCACAGCGGCAGTGCTCTCAACCTCTGCAATGGCAGGTGAGCGCAACGTGCCTCGTCAAGGTGTTGCTGATTACGAAACCACCTTTGGCAATGTCACGGCAGTGCTTATTGATGAGCGCATCAGTGCCGCTATTGCCTTACCGCAACGCACGGCCTCAGAAATCATCGTGGCTCGACAACGCTTCCTGGCTGAAAGCGCCGCTATTGCTGATAGCCCAGCTGCCCTTTCCACAAAGCCACTCACGATCGTTGCTGCCCCTGCTGATCTGCGCTGGGCACCATCGCCTAGTTTCTTGCGCTCAGTGCTGCGTGGCACCCAGTCAGCTCCGTGGATGATTCCCACCACGCTGGAATCCCTGCTCAATTCCCCACGGGGTTCAAGTAATCGTTTGCCCTATGTCGCTGGTTCCTCAGAACTCACGAGCGCCTACTTAGCCCACCTCAAGACAGTACAAAACAAGGTTGGGCAACTCACTGCTGTGCAGCAAACACCAGGGCCGGTCAACCAGTCCTACGCAGAGGCTTTACTGAGAGCCCAATCAGCTGCTTGGCGAGCAGAACCTGGCACTGGCTCAGCACTCCTCAATGCCATTAGTGCTGAGCTCAACACTCAAATTGATCAAGTTCGCCCCATTAGCAGTGGAACCATCACCTTCTCTGGTGATGCCGGCAAAGTTCCGGTCACGTTGGCTAATGACAGTGACAGTGTGGTCAACGTTGGTCTGTCATTAATTGGCGTTCCAAGCTCACGACTTGAATCAATGCCAAAAACTGGGATCGTGATCGAACCGGGCCAAAAAATCAGTGTGGAAATTCCCGTCCGCATTGTTGGCGGCGATCCGCTACCTACAAAGGTGCAGATGCTGACTCCTAAAGGTCAGGCATACGGAACACCAGCAAATATTGTGCTCGGATCCACGGCCTACGCCCGGGCCGCCGGCTGGGTAGTCGTCGCGGCTTTTGGTGCAATCGCCATCTTCGTGGTGGTGGGAATTACTCGAAGAATCCTGCAGGCTAGGAAGTCTGATGAGTGA
- the trxA gene encoding thioredoxin, which yields MGATKIVTEANFAEDVLMSDKPVLVDFWAEWCGPCKMIAPILEEIAANNEGITIVKLNVDENPALSAQYGITSIPTMNVFKGGEVVKSIIGAKPKAALLADLAPYL from the coding sequence ATGGGCGCAACCAAGATCGTGACCGAAGCAAACTTTGCTGAAGATGTGCTGATGAGCGACAAGCCTGTGCTCGTTGACTTCTGGGCTGAGTGGTGCGGACCTTGCAAGATGATCGCTCCAATCCTCGAAGAGATTGCGGCAAACAACGAAGGCATCACCATCGTGAAGCTCAACGTTGATGAGAATCCAGCGCTTTCAGCTCAATACGGCATCACATCAATTCCAACCATGAACGTGTTCAAGGGTGGCGAAGTTGTGAAGTCGATCATCGGTGCAAAGCCAAAGGCTGCACTCCTCGCTGATCTGGCTCCTTACCTGTAA
- a CDS encoding CCA tRNA nucleotidyltransferase: protein MPTFDPALASAQLAPIQGLLTGLGERFNAAGFEISLVGGPVRDAFLGRLGQAPDLDFTTNARPEQILALLAGYAETTWDVGIRFGTVGARIAGQECEITTYRSEHYDPDSRKPEVNFGDSLLGDLGRRDFTINAMALQLPAMTLVDEYNGITDLAAGIIRTPNSPEMSFTDDPLRMMRAARFAAQLDFDIEAQTLKAMVQMHERITIVSIERSQVEFMKIVMSDNPRLGLKLLVDTGLCDYIFPELPGMRLTTDEHLQHKDVYEHSLTVLDQAVMMETMHEPISGPDPVLRLSALFHDIGKPRTRKFDDGRVSFHHHEVVGARMTRKRMKEMRFSNDMIDDVSKLVELHLRFHGYGSGDWTDAAVRRYVRDAGPLLVRLHKLTRADCTTRNKKRAAALQHTYDMLEERIEALQAEEELNAIRPDLDGEAIMRLLDIPAGPEVGQAYRFLMELRLDRGPLDEEQATQALLAWWNARS from the coding sequence GTGCCCACCTTCGACCCTGCGCTTGCTTCAGCCCAGTTGGCACCCATTCAAGGGCTGCTGACCGGGCTTGGTGAGCGGTTCAATGCAGCAGGATTTGAGATTTCCCTCGTGGGTGGCCCGGTTCGAGACGCCTTCCTGGGTCGCCTTGGCCAGGCCCCAGACCTTGATTTCACGACTAACGCCCGACCAGAGCAGATTTTGGCGCTGCTTGCTGGTTATGCCGAGACCACTTGGGATGTCGGAATTCGGTTCGGAACAGTGGGCGCCCGCATTGCCGGGCAGGAATGTGAAATTACGACCTATCGCAGTGAGCATTACGACCCGGATTCGCGAAAGCCGGAGGTCAATTTTGGCGATTCACTTCTAGGTGACCTTGGCCGCCGAGATTTCACGATCAATGCCATGGCCCTTCAACTACCCGCCATGACACTTGTCGATGAATACAACGGCATTACTGATCTGGCAGCCGGGATCATTCGCACCCCAAATTCACCGGAGATGTCGTTTACTGATGATCCATTGCGCATGATGCGAGCAGCGCGCTTTGCTGCGCAGTTGGATTTCGACATTGAGGCGCAGACACTCAAGGCAATGGTGCAGATGCATGAGCGCATCACCATCGTTTCGATTGAACGTTCCCAGGTGGAGTTCATGAAGATTGTGATGTCTGACAATCCTCGCCTGGGTCTCAAGCTGTTAGTTGATACCGGACTGTGTGACTACATCTTCCCTGAGTTGCCGGGCATGCGTCTGACCACGGATGAGCATTTGCAACACAAAGACGTGTACGAACACTCTCTCACCGTCCTAGATCAAGCAGTCATGATGGAAACCATGCACGAACCGATCAGTGGGCCAGATCCGGTTCTGCGATTGTCAGCTCTGTTCCATGACATTGGTAAACCACGCACTCGAAAATTTGATGATGGTCGTGTCTCCTTTCACCACCATGAAGTGGTTGGTGCACGCATGACGCGCAAACGCATGAAGGAAATGCGTTTCAGTAACGACATGATCGACGATGTTTCCAAGCTTGTGGAATTGCATCTGCGATTTCATGGGTATGGATCAGGTGACTGGACTGACGCCGCAGTGCGCCGCTATGTGCGCGATGCGGGCCCGCTCCTTGTTCGTTTACATAAGCTCACGCGTGCGGATTGCACCACACGTAACAAGAAACGCGCTGCCGCATTGCAACATACCTATGACATGTTGGAAGAGCGCATTGAAGCATTGCAAGCTGAAGAAGAACTCAATGCAATTCGCCCGGATCTTGATGGTGAAGCAATTATGCGATTGCTTGATATTCCAGCAGGTCCAGAAGTAGGGCAGGCATACCGTTTCTTGATGGAGTTGCGTCTAGATCGAGGTCCGTTGGATGAAGAGCAAGCAACCCAAGCGTTGCTTGCGTGGTGGAATGCCCGTTCTTAA
- the trxB gene encoding thioredoxin-disulfide reductase, translating into MNDVRNVIIIGSGPAGYTAAIYAARAQLNPILFEGSVTAGGALMNTTEVENFPGFTDGIMGPALMENIRAQADRFGAEIITDDIVSADLTGDIKTVVDGNGNTYQAKSVILAMGSGYRELGLDSEKRLSGHGVSWCATCDGFFFREQDIAVVGGGDSALEEATFLTRFAKSVTLIVRRDELRASKIMQERALSNEKITVAWNSIPEEILGDTKVSGIKLRDRLTDEVRELAITGLFVAIGHDPRSELVKGQVDLDNEGYVKVVDRTTATNIPGVFACGDLVDHSYRQAITAAGSGCSAALDAERWLAASE; encoded by the coding sequence ATGAACGACGTTCGTAACGTGATCATCATTGGCTCTGGCCCTGCGGGCTACACCGCTGCTATCTATGCAGCTCGTGCGCAGTTGAACCCAATCCTGTTTGAAGGTTCGGTCACTGCAGGTGGCGCGCTGATGAACACCACCGAAGTTGAGAACTTCCCTGGCTTCACCGACGGCATCATGGGACCCGCACTCATGGAAAACATTCGGGCACAAGCCGATCGCTTTGGTGCCGAAATCATTACTGACGACATCGTCAGTGCCGATCTCACCGGTGACATTAAGACTGTCGTTGATGGCAATGGCAATACCTACCAAGCCAAGTCAGTCATTCTCGCGATGGGTTCGGGTTACCGCGAGTTGGGTCTTGATAGTGAAAAACGCCTTTCAGGCCATGGTGTTTCCTGGTGTGCAACCTGCGACGGTTTCTTCTTCCGTGAACAAGATATTGCAGTAGTGGGTGGCGGTGACTCTGCCCTTGAAGAAGCAACCTTCCTCACTCGCTTTGCCAAGAGCGTCACGTTGATTGTTCGTCGTGATGAACTTCGTGCCAGCAAGATCATGCAAGAGCGCGCGCTGTCGAATGAAAAGATCACTGTTGCTTGGAACTCGATTCCAGAGGAAATCCTTGGTGACACAAAGGTCAGCGGCATTAAGTTGCGCGATCGCCTCACCGATGAGGTTCGTGAACTTGCGATTACTGGCTTGTTTGTTGCTATTGGCCACGATCCGCGCTCAGAGTTGGTCAAGGGTCAAGTTGACCTTGATAACGAGGGCTATGTGAAGGTCGTGGATCGCACCACGGCTACCAATATTCCTGGCGTCTTTGCCTGTGGCGACTTGGTCGACCACAGTTACCGCCAGGCAATCACCGCTGCTGGCTCTGGATGTTCTGCTGCCCTAGACGCAGAACGCTGGCTGGCAGCTTCCGAGTAA
- a CDS encoding MFS transporter, with product MTKFSALREVLARRDFRRLFSVRLVGQFSDGLVQAALATFVLFSPERQPSAVKVAFAFAILLLPYSVIGPFAGVLLDRWRRRNVLVKANFIKALGIIPILWLISASNDGALLGIAVLLVLGVGRFVLAGLSASLPHVVQGRDLVTANALTPTAGTIAAAVGAGTGVALRSMVGGGDAGSQFILILAAIGFVLSALIAMRIAPFALGPSGERASDSLLGVLRGFVDGLRALKFHPRPRRAIAVVGMHRVALGMLTVVALLLVRHTFNTTAQADDALGQFAIITGAAAFGALLGAFSTPAATRQWGTTRWSSWVLVIGGFLGGLFVLLGAMNIAMPLLLIGAAFFGFIGQCVKVCADTEIQIGIPDDRLGRVFSLFDMIVNACLVIGITVMAIWAPPSGQTPAMISAAGILLFITGGWFFTTNKAKG from the coding sequence GTGACGAAGTTTTCCGCCTTACGCGAGGTGCTCGCTCGGCGCGACTTTCGGCGATTGTTTTCTGTTCGATTAGTTGGGCAATTTTCTGACGGGCTCGTGCAAGCAGCACTTGCAACATTCGTGCTGTTTTCACCCGAACGCCAACCATCAGCGGTCAAAGTTGCTTTCGCCTTTGCAATCCTGCTCTTGCCCTATTCCGTGATCGGACCTTTCGCTGGGGTTCTCCTTGATCGATGGCGACGTCGCAATGTTTTGGTGAAGGCCAACTTCATCAAGGCACTGGGCATCATTCCCATTCTTTGGTTGATCTCTGCCAGTAACGACGGCGCACTTCTTGGCATCGCGGTGTTGCTCGTCCTTGGCGTCGGACGATTTGTGCTTGCAGGTTTGTCAGCATCACTTCCGCATGTTGTACAAGGTCGCGATCTTGTGACTGCTAATGCCTTAACTCCCACCGCTGGAACCATTGCTGCAGCGGTAGGCGCTGGTACTGGTGTTGCACTTCGGTCAATGGTTGGCGGTGGTGATGCGGGTAGTCAGTTCATCTTGATTCTGGCTGCAATCGGTTTTGTTCTTTCAGCATTAATCGCCATGCGCATTGCTCCCTTTGCGCTTGGTCCATCAGGGGAGCGCGCTTCTGACTCTTTGCTCGGTGTACTGCGCGGGTTTGTTGACGGCCTGCGAGCACTGAAGTTCCACCCGCGCCCGCGGCGTGCGATTGCTGTTGTCGGGATGCATCGGGTAGCACTTGGCATGTTGACGGTGGTTGCGCTTCTCCTTGTTCGTCACACCTTCAACACCACGGCACAGGCAGACGACGCCCTGGGTCAGTTCGCGATCATCACTGGCGCAGCCGCATTCGGTGCACTGCTCGGCGCATTCTCGACACCAGCTGCGACCCGTCAATGGGGGACAACTCGCTGGTCATCTTGGGTGCTCGTCATCGGTGGATTTTTGGGCGGACTCTTTGTTTTATTGGGCGCAATGAACATCGCCATGCCATTGCTCCTCATCGGTGCCGCTTTCTTTGGCTTCATTGGCCAGTGCGTCAAAGTTTGTGCCGATACGGAGATTCAAATTGGCATTCCCGATGATCGTCTCGGACGTGTTTTCTCGCTCTTCGACATGATTGTGAACGCCTGTCTGGTCATTGGCATCACCGTTATGGCCATCTGGGCACCACCAAGTGGGCAAACACCTGCAATGATCAGCGCTGCAGGAATCTTGCTTTTCATTACAGGCGGTTGGTTCTTCACCACGAATAAGGCAAAGGGGTAA
- a CDS encoding peptidoglycan-binding protein, translated as MHRRGDTGAAVAEVRARLAHLGYIDESPSDVFDNELDHAVRAFQQERGLTVDGIVGPDTFRRLDEARWKLGDRVLRFVPGHLVRGDDVADLQRRLNTLGFNSGRVDGAFGRQTDVAVREFQKSVGDTVDGTCGPETFRAFERLVRTISGGNAANLRGRLTVSALQTGIADKVIVLDPGFDTDDEQANEITRSIAMRVEGRLAALGTQVFLTRSAVKSLADDATRADFANRTNADLLISLHCDRVQSSRPNGIATFYFGESEEGTHSYTGRSLAEQIQVELCARTRMHNNRSHPRTWDLLRMSRMPAVRVDLGYLSNPQDLARLTQASHQDVVAAALAAAISRFCKPV; from the coding sequence ATGCACCGCCGCGGTGATACCGGGGCGGCCGTCGCCGAGGTGCGGGCGCGGCTCGCACATCTGGGTTATATCGATGAATCGCCAAGTGACGTGTTCGACAACGAACTCGATCATGCGGTTCGCGCCTTTCAACAAGAACGTGGCTTAACGGTCGACGGCATTGTTGGTCCTGACACGTTTCGCAGACTCGATGAGGCGCGCTGGAAATTAGGCGATCGCGTATTGCGTTTCGTACCAGGGCATTTGGTGCGTGGCGATGATGTTGCTGATCTACAACGGCGTTTAAACACACTGGGTTTTAATTCAGGTCGCGTTGACGGTGCTTTTGGTCGTCAAACCGATGTTGCCGTGCGTGAATTCCAAAAAAGTGTAGGTGACACTGTTGATGGCACCTGTGGTCCGGAAACCTTTCGAGCCTTTGAACGCTTAGTGCGCACCATCAGCGGTGGTAATGCTGCGAACTTGCGTGGCCGTTTAACTGTGTCTGCGTTGCAAACGGGTATTGCCGACAAGGTCATCGTGCTCGATCCTGGCTTTGATACCGATGATGAGCAAGCCAATGAAATTACACGATCAATTGCCATGCGCGTTGAAGGTCGACTTGCTGCATTGGGTACACAAGTATTTTTGACCCGCTCTGCAGTGAAGTCACTGGCCGACGATGCAACGCGTGCCGATTTTGCCAACCGCACCAATGCTGATCTGCTGATCTCATTGCACTGTGATCGTGTCCAAAGTTCGCGCCCCAATGGCATTGCCACCTTCTACTTCGGTGAATCCGAAGAAGGAACCCACTCCTATACGGGCCGTTCCCTTGCAGAGCAGATCCAAGTCGAGCTATGCGCCCGCACCCGGATGCACAACAACCGCTCACACCCACGAACCTGGGATTTATTGCGGATGAGTCGAATGCCCGCTGTACGCGTGGACCTGGGTTACCTGTCCAATCCGCAAGATTTAGCTCGGTTGACCCAGGCCAGCCATCAAGATGTGGTCGCAGCCGCCCTTGCAGCCGCAATTAGCCGGTTCTGCAAGCCCGTTTAG
- the sigM gene encoding RNA polymerase sigma factor SigM gives MPATMTDEELLAAHVAGDPNAFSELVFRHRDRLWAVALRTIGDSGEAEDALQDALISAFRRADQFRGDSQVTTWLHRIVVNACLDRIRRNKSRPSSPLPEFESAEQGLPQGEDLIEQRETQLMVSQALAELPDDQRAAVLLVDIEGYPIEEAARILDCPPGTVKSRCSRGRSKLAKRLEYLRNPNIEQPVQDSEGGHGAQ, from the coding sequence ATGCCAGCAACAATGACCGATGAGGAGTTGCTGGCTGCGCACGTCGCCGGGGATCCGAACGCATTTTCTGAACTTGTGTTTCGTCACCGCGATCGACTTTGGGCAGTTGCGCTGCGCACCATTGGTGATTCGGGTGAAGCAGAAGACGCCCTACAAGACGCTCTGATTTCTGCTTTTCGGCGCGCTGATCAATTTCGTGGAGATTCACAGGTGACCACCTGGCTGCATCGCATTGTGGTGAATGCCTGTTTGGACCGAATCCGTCGAAATAAATCTCGCCCCAGTTCGCCGCTACCGGAATTTGAGTCCGCTGAGCAGGGCCTACCCCAGGGCGAGGACCTCATTGAACAGCGCGAGACCCAACTCATGGTCTCGCAGGCTCTGGCCGAACTGCCCGATGATCAGCGAGCTGCGGTGCTCTTGGTGGATATCGAGGGGTATCCGATCGAAGAGGCGGCTCGAATCCTGGACTGCCCACCTGGCACCGTGAAAAGCCGATGTTCACGTGGGCGATCCAAATTAGCCAAACGTCTTGAATATTTACGGAACCCAAACATTGAACAGCCCGTCCAAGACTCGGAAGGAGGCCATGGTGCGCAATAG